A stretch of the Gossypium hirsutum isolate 1008001.06 chromosome D07, Gossypium_hirsutum_v2.1, whole genome shotgun sequence genome encodes the following:
- the LOC107941658 gene encoding auxin-induced protein AUX28-like, whose protein sequence is MEVGLKMTMKGGGGDHVGGCDKEKMGFEETELRLGLPGGGGGGGDGEVVRKRGFSETVDLKLNLSSKQDTSGIDPNDEKVKGLHQEKNLLLSAIDAAKPPAKAQVVGWPPVRSFRKNMLATTTQKSSSEESGEKAALVKVSMDGAPYLRKVDLRMYTSYHQLSDALAKMFSSFTIGNCGSQGIKDFMNESKLMDLLNGSDYVPTYEDKDGDWMLVGDVPWEMFVESCKRLRIMKGTEAIGLAPKAVEKCKKRS, encoded by the exons ATGGAAGTTGGCTTAAAGATGACGATGAAAGGAGGCGGAGGAGATCATGTTGGAGGTTGCGACAAAGAGAAGATGGGGTTTGAAGAGACTGAGCTGAGGCTAGGGTTgcctggtggtggtggtggtggtggtgacgGTGAAGTTGTGAGGAAAAGAGGCTTCTCTGAAACTGTTGATTTGAAGCTTAACCTTTCCTCCAAGCAAGACACCTCTGGGATCGATCCCAATGATGAGAAAGTGAAAGGCTTGCACCAGGAGAAGAATCTTCTCCTTTCTGCCATTGATGCTGCTAAGCCTCCTGCCAA AGCGCAAGTTGTGGGATGGCCACCGGTCCGATCATTCCGAAAGAACATGTTAGCCACCACCACACAGAAGAGCAGCAGCGAGGAGAGCGGCGAGAAGGCGGCGCTGGTGAAGGTGAGCATGGACGGTGCACCTTACCTCCGTAAGGTGGACTTGAGGATGTACACAAGTTACCACCAACTCTCCGATGCTTTAGCCAAAATGTTCAGTTCTTTTACTATCG gAAATTGTGGATCTCAAGGAATTAAGGATTTCATGAATGAGAGTAAGCTGATGGATCTCCTTAATGGCTCTGATTATGTTCCTACCTATGAGGACAAGGATGGTGACTGGATGCTTGTTGGTGACGTCCCTTGGGA GATGTTCGTCGAATCATGCAAAAGGTTACGCATAATGAAAGGAACAGAAGCAATCGGACTTG CACCAAAAGCTGTGGAGAAATGCAAGAAGAGAAGCTGA
- the LOC107941647 gene encoding F-box/LRR-repeat protein 17, with the protein MHHPQPHISSSTSTSFPAATAFDFKLAKRRGSYNCGRCGLPKKGHVCHLNSSTNPTSISTPTSSPSAVTVENSSSASRLPHAPAIRQSYTHLRRALSFDDIETRADSPERDLDGSNSPYPGTDLDPDNEMISGGLPAGCLWEVLRRLPPAGLLAAASVCKGWRETTKRLWRAAEELRLMVPPRGQLRFIGSVLKKCPSLVRMSLKMESDVDATMLACIAFSCPNLESMEISTSNTAVNRITGDELGRFVADKRCLTSLKMEGCSNLGGFVLSSSSLSTLWLSDLYSLSKMVFNCPNLKEISLEFSRQENDTTDLTTMADGMGRSCPRLKNIHIASVRLSHAVVLSLTAANLRGLRMLSLVLGSEITDASVAAIASSYSKLELLDLSGSSISDSGIGMICNVFPNTLSRLLLALCPNITSSGIQFATAQLPLLELMDCGMTVCDPDSLNSPCDESGDNELPNALNNKLYLMYQKLIIKHSRLKKLSLWGCSGLDALCLNCPELNDLNLISCKNLHPERLLLQCPSLQNVHASGCQESLIGAIKGQVSDSLASLENQYQCKRLADGSKRVRAPDCLSQEAIDDKKRRKVVEQQCKVLVD; encoded by the exons ATGCACCACCCACAGCCTCACATTTCTTCGTCAACCTCCACTTCCTTTCCTGCCGCCACGGCATTTGACTTCAAACTGGCCAAGCGTCGCGGCAGTTACAATTGTGGCAGATGTGGTCTTCCTAAGAAAGGCCATGTTTGCCATCTCAACAGTAGCACCAACCCTACTTCGATTTCTACTCCTACCTCATCTCCATCTGCCGTTACCGTCGAAAATTCCTCCTCCGCCTCCCGTCTACCTCACGCTCCAGCCATACGCCAGTCTTACACGCATCTCCGACGTGCGCTTTCCTTTGACGACATCGAAACCCGCGCTGACTCGCCGGAACGCGATTTAGATGGGTCTAATTCTCCCTACCCGGGTACAGATCTTGATCCGGATAATGAGATGATCTCCGGTGGGTTACCGGCTGGGTGTTTGTGGGAGGTCTTGAGGAGATTGCCGCCGGCGGGTCTTTTGGCGGCGGCGAGTGTGTGTAAAGGTTGGAGGGAAACGACGAAGAGGTTGTGGAGGGCGGCGGAGGAGCTGAGACTTATGGTCCCACCTAGGGGTCAGCTCAGGTTCATCGGATCGGTTTTGAAGAAATGCCCGAGCCTCGTTAGGATGTCTCTTAAGATGGAAAG TGATGTGGATGCAACGATGCTGGCGTGCATTGCGTTTTCTTGCCCTAATTTGGAGTCTATGGAGATTTCGACATCTAATACGGCTGTTAATCGGATCACGGG GGATGAATTGGGTCGTTTTGTTGCTGATAAACGCTGCCTAACGAGTCTTAAGATGGAAGGATGTTCTAATTTAGGGGGCTTTGTCCTCTCTTCATCTAGTCTATCTACACTCTGGCTCTCTGATCTTTATTCCCTTTCCAAGATG GTTTTTAACTGTCCCAATTTGAAAGAGATATCCTTAGAATTTTCTCGCCAGGAAAATGATACTACCGATCTTACAACCATGGCTGATGGTATGGGTAGAAGCTGTCCAAGGTTGAAAAACATCCACATTGCATCAGTTCGACTTTCACATGCTGTAGTGCTTTCTCTTACAGCTGCTAATTTGAG GGGCTTGCGGATGCTTTCGCTTGTTCTTGGCTCAGAAATCACAGATGCATCTGTTGCTGCTATTGCTTCAAGTTATTCAAAATTAGAGTTGCTTGATCTCAGCGG GTCTAGCATCAGTGATAGTGGCATTGGAATGATCTGCAATGTGTTCCCAAACACACTGTCAAGACTCCTCCTTGCTCTTTGTCCTAACATAACTTCAA GTGGAATTCAGTTTGCCACAGCTCAACTACCTCTTCTTGAACTTATGGATTGTGGGATGACCGTATGTGATCCTGATTCCCTGAATTCACCTTGTGATGAAAGTGGCGATAATGAACTTCCAAATGCATTGAACAATAAACTGTACCTTATGTACCAGAAGCTTATTATCAAACACAGCCGACTAAAAAAACTCAGCTTGTGGGGTTGTTCTGGCTTAGAT GCCTTATGTTTGAATTGTCCCGAACTCAATGACCTAAATCTCATCTCTTGTAAAAACTTGCATCCAG AGAGATTGCTCCTTCAATGTCCAAGTTTACAAAATGTGCATGCGTCCGGATGTCAGGAGTCGTTAATTGGAGCCATCAAAGGCCAg GTGAGTGATAGCTTGGCATCTTTGGAAAACCAATATCAATGTAAGCGATTGGCTGATGGCTCCAAGAGGGTTCGTGCACCAGATTGCCTGAGTCAAGAG GCAATTGATGATAAAAAACGAAGAAAGGTTGTGGAACAACAATGTAAGGTGCTTGTGGActaa
- the LOC121219576 gene encoding DNA-directed RNA polymerase subunit beta''-like, giving the protein MAERANLVFHNKVIDGTAIKRLISRLIDHFGMAYTSHILDQVKALGFQQATATSISLGIDDLLTIPSKGWLVQDAEQQSLILEKHHHFGNVHAVEKLRQSIEIWYATSEYLRQEMNPNFRMTDPFNPVHIMSFSGARGNASQVHQLVGMRGLMSDPQGQMIDLPIQSNLREGLSLTEYIISYYGARKGVVDTAVQTSDVGYLTRRLVEVVQHIVVRRTDCGTTRGISVSPQKRTLPERIFIQTLIGRVLADDIYIWVRGAFPFEIKILGLGLSIDSEPFEHNQYLFELPLLVGVHLGFVDYVMVGAPLMVTWLNWEKL; this is encoded by the coding sequence ATGGCAGAACGGGCTAATCTGGTATTTCACAATAAAGTGATAGATGGAACTGCCATTAAACGGCTTATTAGCAGATTAATAGATCACTTCGGAATGGCATATACATCACACATCCTGGATCAAGTAAAAGCTCTGGGTTTCCAGCAAGCCACTGCTACATCCATTTCATTAGGAATTGATGATCTTTTAACGATACCTTCTAAGGGATGGCTAGTCCAAGATGCTGAACAACAAAGTTTGATTTTGGAAAAACACCATCATTTTGGGAATGTACACGCGGTAGAAAAATTACGCCAATCAATTGAGATATGGTATGCTACAAGTGAATATTTGCGACAAGAAATGAATCCTAATTTTAGGATGACTGACCCGTTTAACCCAGTCCATATAATGTCTTTTTCAGGAGCTAGAGGAAATGCATCTCAAGTGCACCAATTAGTAGGTATGAGAGGATTAATGTCGGATCCCCAAGGACAAATGATCGATTTACCCATTCAAAGCAATTTACGCGAAGGACTGTCTTTAACAGAATATATCATTTCTTACTACGGAGCCCGAAAAGGGGTTGTGGATACCGCCGTACAAACATCAGATGTTGGATATCTTACGCGCAGACTTGTTGAAGTAGTTCAACACATTGTTGTACGTAGAACAGATTGTGGCACCACCCGAGGGATTTCTGTGAGTCCTCAAAAGAGGACGCTTCCGGAAAGAATTTTTATCCAAACATTAATTGGTCGTGTATTAGCAgacgatatatatatatgggtccGCGGTGCATTTCCATTCGAAATCAAGATATTGGGCTTGGGCTTGTCGATCGATTCAGAGCCTTTCGAACACAACCAATATCTATTCGAACTCCCTTTACTTGTAGGAGTACATCTTGGATTTGTCGATTATGTTATGGTCGGAGCCCCACTCATGGTGACCTGGTTGAATTGGGAGAAGCTGTAG